The following nucleotide sequence is from Oryzias latipes chromosome 20, ASM223467v1.
agcggttagaaacagaagaagattttcttttggttttgacaaagatggataTGATCAAGAATGAGTGCCAAAGAATATCATATGCAGATAGATGTTCAAGaaataaatttggaaaaaaatcagaagaaaCTGGTGTCAAAACTGACTCTACTGCTGTACCAATTTTATTCAGTCATTTAAAGGTCTGGTACCATCAAAGGACCaataatgtttttataaattaaaataaaatgtgtctcCATTTAGCAGGTTAAAAACCTTTTGTACACATTTTTGTGGTGAGAGAAGAAAGCCTGGTGACATTCATAACTTCTTTGTATAAtttgcaggagaaaaaaaaataagtcattGACTTCCCAATACTTAACTTTGCAAATCAAGGTCTTTCAACTCAATGTAGAACACCAATTGAAAAATGTCTTAGAAACCTTGTATGACACAGTTATTTCAGAATTAAGTTGTATTAAGGCAGAGGTACATTGAAAAAGACCACAGACAGCATCTATgcaactttatttattattattattagaggGAAGCAGAACAAATATTTACAGTTATTTGATGTAAATATACAACTAATAGGAAGTTTTGTATGTGCGATGGGTATTTTATGAATGGCTGTACTGAGAAGGCGAAGTTCTAGACAgaagaaagcatttttttcacaacactgtgaaaacaaaaactgttactttttcatttcaagAATTCCACTTCCAGGGCCTCGCCTCTTTGCGCTGCAAATGTTACAAAACTGCAGTCCAGGGATCTGTGATGTGAGGAAAAATAGTGGAAAAAGTCTtagtaaatattaaataaaggtTATGAAATAGAAATGAAATCTTTGCATCAGACACTTACAGTTCCCTGTGATGGTAAACATTCCTTATGAAACATGTGTCTGCAGTGAAACACGACGACACTGAAGGACTTGCTCATCTCtgaaacaccaaaaaaagtaaattatcaatagaaatctgggtttttttcttaaaaaaattaggttttaatatcagaaataattaaaatatggTGTGCATCTCACCTGATGGTAATATGGCAGCATGGCATGACTCACAGATACTGTCCTCTAgaagaacagaataaaaaaagaatttaaaaaaaacaactaaagtcAACTTTAGTGCATctgtctaaaaaagaaaaaacactcacCATTTACCCTGACCCCCCTCATCTGAGTGCGATGCATCTTCTGGAGCAAGGAGAGGGAATCAGCCACAAGGATCTTCTTGCATCCTTCCCTTAAGAGAATCTAAAAGTTGATAAAACAAGATGGTCTTTTAGTGACTGTTCAAATATTGTTTTggccttttttaatttagttttctatttttgaaggTGGTATTTTAAGTGACCTGCAGATTGTAGTCATGGAGGATTTTGACCAGAGAGTCTCTGAGGTTGGGGATCTCCATGCCCTCCTTTATGCGGTTGATGAGCAGAATCGGATCAACGTGGGTTCCAATATTGTTCAGGAGGCCAGTTATGAATgctataagaaaaaaatacgtACAAAAAGTTAGGAGGAAGTGGACGTTTTAGCTAGTAAGACATGTTTATAGAGCGAGTGTGGTGGTTACGTGGCTTGTCGATAGAGTAGGagatgagatcatcccagagctCGCCGTCGTCCTGCTCTTTAGCAAACTCTATGGCCTTGTCAACGTCTCCCAGCTCCTCCATGATCATCTGTAAAGCTCTTCTACAGTTTCCCATCCTGCctagaagtgaaaaaaaaacattcaaataaataaatatacatagAAAGATGGAACATTTATTCTTGAGTTACTTACTGAGTAGGAAGACAGTTTCCTCTACAAAGTTCCTCTGTTGACAAATCTCAAGGGCCTGGGTgcgacagacaaaaaaacacattgatggatttgatttttttgtcacttcCGGTGTCTAGGATGTGTGCCGACATGACGTACCTTTTCAAGAGGGCAGTGTGTGCTGTCTCTGAGGAAAGGCAGGAGGTTGGGTCGGTCATACTCGGCATACAAGCCGATCTGTCGCTCGTGGTACTTTTGCCCTTTGTGGTGATCTCTTTTGAACAATTTATGGAGATACTGTGGGGAAAAGGTTGGTTAAACTCTTGCCATCACATCAAAGTTCACATAAACATTGAATCAGCCCCGAACTTACAACGTGCAGCAGCTCAGGTCTGCCAGCGAGCTCTTCCACCACTCTGTCTATCTGTTAAAAGAATACATTGAAGGTCAGCATCTGTTTTGTCAGGAAGAGTCAACAGTTAGGCATGTATACTTACAGAAATCTTATCTTCATTGTCAAGAAGCATGTCAACTGCTTTCTGcaacataaaatgacacaaatattACCTCAAATCACCCATGAGAGGAAGACTAGAATTCAAGTATTTAACCTATTCTCACTTCTTTGTCAAAGTCCATGAGGAGAACAATTTTGTCCTCAATTGATGAAAAAAGGTTATGTTTGTGGATGAGTTGGTAAACATCCTTGTGCCTCAGTCTCAGGTAGATTTCTAAAGCTTTGTCATAGCGCTGGTCATACGTGTACCTGAGGCAGATTCAAGAGGATCAATTCAGATCCAAGAATTAAATACCATCAAGAaagttgttgtcattttttatttctgccagAATACCAacaaaaagtcttatttttgattattttccatgtaataaacacaaaatcttGTTCCCTCACAGTTCTGCCAGAGTGGTGAGCAGTGTGCTGTTGGAGGGATCCCTCTTCAGGTGATCGTTGACGGCCTGAACTATAGCCATGTTGTTGTACAGCTCTCCTGGCCACTCTCGGATCAGTGTGGCAAAACCCtttttgagataaaaaaaaaaattgtcaggCACTCTTGGAtttctaaaagaaagaaagagattaaataaaatgcaaaataccTCATAATCAGTTTTTAGAAATTCATGCAAAATCATTTCATAGATGGCTGGTCTGAGCCGGAGATCTCCTCTGGGTAGATATTGACTAATTGCCtgtaatcaattaaaaaaaggcaaatatggAGACTGACTCATAAACATTATATCCCAATATACATGAAGATAACTTTATTAATACAGACACTGATCTACCTTCAACTGCCCGATTTCTTTGAACCTGTAGACTTCATTTTCCCACAACTCCATGTTTTTTCCAAGAACCTTTTGACACTTTCTGTAAGGAAACGACGGTTCCAATGATGTAAAATAATagttaaaactacaaaaatgctaaacatttattttaaatgcactACCTAATGCAAAATCTGTGACTATTTTAAACCACTAATTGTTCCTTCAAACCAACACATTGGTGTAAAGAAACAAGACATTTAAATAGGTCAAAAGTTGAGCTAATTCTTTAAATACTTAGACAAAAAAGGCACAGGCTACATTATTGTGCACTtaactttaaaaacactttaaatagACTGTTGGTTCTGAAGGTCGACATAATGCATTAAAAGGACATATTTACAGTAGATTATTCTCTTTTCATGACCACATTGTCAAGAATTTGCAGGATAACGTCACTGTTCTTATTGGTTCACTGGTGTTACAGGATGACTTCACTATTACCCTATGATGTTTAAAGTTTCACTCTGattattttgatctattttcaaagcattctcagtggtcttttaaatatgtttattgcCATTTTTTAGTCCAAATCAAAAGACCCGTCATTTCCTAGGCtacagtttctgcagaccagcagtagttcatcagaaatttgcctctgagttgttggtgtGGAAATAAACCtccactgatatcccatcatccatttgtttaccctctctcccactagcttccaccctcaagctaacattagaggtgcaacaaaaactggCGAGCacgttttttcgtctgctcctgactcatcccaattagaataaagaaacactcaaactGCAGTTTAACTCTTAGATTGTTTTaagatcatgagaaaaatgttacaaggacctgttaaaaacacctttttcattggagtgggtctcaaCGAAAGGGCAGACAACTTTGTGTTTGTTGCTGGAAAACTAAAAAACTTATTTCAATGatctaatgacaaaaaaatactataaaagATAATGTGGAAGCCATATATGAAGTTTTCACTAATACATGACTTAACTGATCTCTTACCAAGCAAATGTATGCTTTTTACACATAAATAATTcttatgtaatttttaaaaatatatctacACGTGAActttaacgtttttttcttaTAGACCAAAACTGTCTAAAGAAAGAGAGAAACTGACCTTGCAGCAACCTCATATTCTCCTTTCTTCAATAAATGAGTGAGGAAAGCCATCCCGATTTTCTGAACGTCGTGTCTCTTAATGTTTTTGAAGCTGATCTCTGCAGCCATCAGTGCTTCCTGTCAAAGTAACACAGcaaaattaaatttgtttttgctgttttatccCTTTACTTAAGCAGGATTCAGAAGAGTTCAGCGAAACTAACCTCATACTTTTCCTTTACGAGCAGCCAGTCAATGTGGTCGTCCTGGTCCCGCTCTTTGGCCACAACGATGTCTTTAGGACTGATGATGTAAAAGAGCGGCTCTCCCTCTGCATGCGCTGTTAATGAAAAGGCTTTTATGGCTTTGTGCATTATGGGCGACATTTGACAATCGTCTCGATAACGAAATCAGAGCTGAGAGCAAATCAGCGTGACATTTCGCTGACGGATGGTTTGACAGTCTCACCCAGGCGGTAGTCCCTGCACTCGTTGTCCTCAAAGTTGCGCACAGTCAGAGCATCTGAGGAGATCTCCTCGTAATTCTCAGGGACAGGCTGGATGATGTCAAGACGAGGTCGTGCGCGGACCTCTTCATCCTGCGTGCAAGCCCCAATTATTATAGTCTTCCTCATTTATTTCTTCTCTGAAAACTCATCTGAGGAATGTCACCAGTACCATTTGCTCAGTGTTCTCCTTCACAAAGGACAAGACGACCAGTTGATCTACTAACGGAGCCAAACCACTGATGAAAAACTCCGTCTCAAATGCAGatactgaaataaaatgtacacacattgagatgacaaaaacaatgaataaaGGCTTGAGAGCTGGTTTAAGCCTCTATATATCTGTGTTTTATACCAATTTCCACATAGCGGCTGGGCAGATCTCTCATTTCTGTTGGATTTCTCTCTTTCACGGCACAAATCTGAGAagaaattgggaaaaaaaagacctggGAGAAATGCAACACTGGCCTCCTGGTAAAAAGAACAGATCATTGactatatatgagaactggacctgagtgacccctcccggCTCAGGctccaaaaaagcaaaaatcccGTTTTAATGAGCTTCTGCTTTATTttccatgatattttttctgtagttcaagttattcaagttataaactgaccaataagatgcctcaataaaagtagctCGTGCGTTCTGGCCCCCATGCTAAATGCTTGAttcacagattttgtgtagcccccCTTTTAAGTGGAagggtgtggactttcaacaagttcactcctgattggccagagtggttgccgtagaaatgttgactcaaacCGACTCAGACCAGCCGCTGCATACTGATGTtatctggtttcaacatggcggcgtccgtattgtggaaaaaatggcaacttaatggatgacatcacactcgctcagtccagctctcatgCGCAGTAAACAGAAGAGATGCGAACCTTGATGGAAGTCCCCCATCCCACAATCAGAGTGGTGTTGTCTTTCCAGCACAAACTGCAGGGGTACATGTCCGGCCTCAGACTGACGTTATCCCTCAGCACGTTGGTGATCCGCTGCTTGGTGCTGATGTCGTAGATTTTTACTCCCTGAGATGCAAGGCAGTAGTGGAGGCATTTTCACATCAGCACCGCACATCTGCTGTGTCTAGACTGACTGTGTGAAACTGTCACTCACTACGTTGTTGGCCCAAGCAATCAGGTTAGCCCTCCATTGGATATTAGTTATCGTTCCTTCGCCTTCATGCAGAACCACAGTCTTCCAGCGATTTAACCAGTTTCTTTCATAAAGAAGCAActgttaaggaaaaaaaaatcagaacattAACTTTATAAAGACCCAcgccgatcatcttttgatatattttaaaagcgttcccagtgtttgTAGCCAAAAGGTCGTTCTCTcagacatagcttctgcagagcggcagtagctcGTTAGGAATTTGCCTCTTAATTGACGGGACCATAAGCGCGGAGCAACCCCAACCCCCACTTCTTTTCACCCGCCTAtgtacatgctctcccactagcttgatgtgtcctccatcatcagaaaaatgccacaagaacatgttaaaaacaccatttttatctcAGTGGGTCTTCAAGCAAGAGGATGTTGTAGTACAAGCTGACCTGCAGAGGGCAGTAGATGCATGGAATGTGACTGAACTACCACCCCACAGCTGGGATTGTTGAGGTATCCTAATGaagatttaatttaaagtcaaaataatGAAGCAGAACCTGCTTTTTTTCCACCATGTACAGAATTAATTCCACTTTAAAACACTTTGgcacaaagaaaatgaagacaaattGAACACCTGACTCCAGTGGAGCAAAAAAACACTTCATAATAGCTTCACGTTCACTGGTGGACAAAGTCATTCAAAAGAATCAAGTGACTGACTAAATTTACCAGCATGAAATGATGTGGGAGCAATAAGGAAAGTGCTAAAATCGActtgtctttgtatttttccCACCATTTATTGCAGATGGAGGGCGATGTAAAgcctaggaaaaaaaaaaaggctatttgCTCACATGTTCATTACGTTTCATTATTTTCAGCCACAATGCCGTCGGTGGAATTGATTGCCTCACAACAGCTTCATCTAAAGCAGCCTGTCTTTCACATTTCTAACATTGCTACTGTCTTTACTGTAGGcagctgtaaagaaaaaaaagggaataataTAACAAAGGAGTGTTGGAGAAGGCTATTTAATTCAGCAGTTGGGCTATGTTAATAAACAGTTTGCTCTACAAAGAGATGATATGACAAAAGAACTGGGGAGACAAAATTGAATTTCCTTTGACAGGACGGGGCTCCCGTTGAGGCTTattgattttcatcagaggcaCCTTGCGGAGGCCTTCACAAATGGAACTGAGAGGAATCAGCACCAATTGAAAGAAAATGGCAAAGTAACACTAATAATGAAGTTTTGTGGAGAAAGTTTTCCCCCCTAACACCGCCACATAAATGTCagtaaacctttatttatagaTGACTATGCAACAACGGCCGATCGGCACAGTTTAGGGACCTTGTTTGCGGAAACTGCTTTCATTTCTGAGGGAAGAAGACAAATCTGATGGCTAAATTTCCTCCACTTATACATTCCTTCCAAAAGACATCGTATGCAGCAGAAAAATCCTAAGATTATGTACACTCACTATAATGACATCTGCTTGAAACACTGTTGCGAGAACAGCACTTTGTGAAAATGGCCAGCTCTGCCGAGAGCACTCcaccaaagagactgaaaagtaaaaagggcTTTCACACCAGACAAAGGCCCCAGCTTCACCCCAGTCAaagttgcatgttttttttttttctttacaggagTCTGTTTTAACTGGACACAATTGGGATGATTTATTGAGAAAGGAAATCTCCAAAAAATGCTGAAAACTGCATGTAATACCAGCACGCATTAAAAGAAATTGGCGTACCTTGTTGCCCCCGGTGACAAACTGTTTGTAGTTTGATCTGCTGAACTGAGGATGCAAGGCAACCACCTACACAGATAATGAAGATAGCACATTTTTTTGGGcacatatgtataaaaaaaactggatttgcaGACAAAACTTACTTTGACGGGACAGTCAAAGTTCTCGTGGAAGCCCTCTCTGGTGTAGAGGCCAAACACTTGAACCTGAAACAAGAGGTGAGGTGGCAGAACACCAAGCAAAGGTGAATAACcgaaaatgtctcttttaatTGCTGCCTCTGCAACTATGTGAGGCCAGCAGGAGTAAGAAGTGCAGTCAGAAGACTTTGATTGGCTCCATGTGTCTCCACTGGGTCACCAATTAGTGGACGAGTTGATTCTTTAAACCCTGCAGGGTTTAGAACACAAGTCCAGATCTGGGGCTGCAGCTTCAGTTTGCTGCACAGTCCACATTAAAGCAAAGCTTTAAGGTACGATTTCAGTACACAACTGATTTGATTTTTATCTCTAagctccataaaaaaaaaaaaaaagagtaaagatAGGGAAATGATGTAAAACTAATATGGTATCTTTTTCTCTTGAGCTGCTTTGATGATTGAGGATTAAGTTTTGGATTACCAGTAAACTGAATTATTGGGGGCAAAACCATTGATTTTAAGGGTGCTGCTCCACATTTCGTGCGACAAGATCTTGCTGTTGCCACCAAACTGGCTAGAAGtacgggcgggggggggggctatcaGAGTGCATATCTTGTCTGTGAAATCCAGGAAGGATGGTGGTAATGATGAGAAGAGACAAGATAACAGCAAGAACATGGAGAGGGTATCCACACAGGAGGCTGATAGCTGACTGACAGCTTTACAGATTCGACTGCAATCCTTCCTGCTGCTCTTTAAAATAGTTAGAAGATCTTTGTAAATTGCAACCTTGGAAGGAAAAGAGAGGGTTAATTGCAGATGGAGGGAAGACAAAACCTCATGTTAATGCTCTAAATATGGATGAAGTCTCCAAGAATGTCCCTCTTTTTAACTTTACTCATCATTAGAATAAAGTTTAGGGCTGATAAAATGGGGTTATGTATGAATTATGGAAGATGCAAACCACAGATTGGTGATGTAGACTCAAGGATGAGTAACCAGAGGAGATGAGTAGACAGATCTCACCTTTCCATCCTCGGAGCAGATGCCCACATGGTCTCCACTTTCATCCAGACTGATCTGGTTGATCTTCACCGAGCTCTGCAGAGACACAATATCaaggcatcttttttttttcctttttttttttttcaaaggggGGTGAATATCGTAGAGGCTGGCCAAATGCTGCTGGCTGACATTTTAACCCAACTAAGTGAAATGCCaggaaaagcaaaagcaaagagATATGGAATGGCTAGCTGACCTCATGTGTGTCGGTGCAAGAAGAGGAAATAAATACTAAGTGGAGTAGACTCCCTTTTGCACataaaaaactcttaaaaataaaatgtactgtTCAATATTTATTATTGAATAGACTTTCTGGTCGGAATCCTCTGGGATTTGGAACAACTTACAAGATATAAAGGACAGAATGTGTGGAGACTGTTCTTTCTGGGGTCTAATTCTAAAAATATAGTATTATTTAAGTATTAACAAAAGATTTTTGATATTATTCAAACTTGTGTCTCAATTCTTGTTacataaaaagtcaaaatttatATGATAAATAATGAGAAAACAATCAAATTCATAACTCAAGGAATGTTGAGGACAAAAGAAAATTCATTATTTCCCATCATGGAGCAACTATTTGACTTAATGAtaaccaaaaagtaaaaattttgttttcttagctcaaaataatataaacatatattttcACATACTTATCAGTTGTGGAATTCTTTATAAACAGTAAAAGTGTAGgaaccaaaggtttttttttcattttttctcaatTAATTTGTAGTTTTGTACGTTTCACCTTTCTCATTGGGTATTCAGTAGCACCTGGATGAAAGGTTTTATAAGCATCTGCTTCACCTGCACTTGGGATTGAGGAGAGGAGATCGTGAGCTCTTTATTTTTGGTACTTTTGCACCACTATGTTGctactggttttttttttttatctgtcacCTTTTCCCACCCTGTGCTAATCAGGTTCATCAACCTATACAAAATAAACTGATTATTATTGCCTCCcactgtttttgtaaaaagataTAAACTCGTAAAACTACCGACTGGACTGTGGCATATTTATAGGACAGAA
It contains:
- the vps41 gene encoding vacuolar protein sorting-associated protein 41 homolog encodes the protein MAEVQEKDKKPSEECTDESEEEDSEEEAKLKYERLSNGVTDILKNDAASCMTVHDKFLALGTHFGKVYLLDIQGNVTQKFVISSVKINQISLDESGDHVGICSEDGKVQVFGLYTREGFHENFDCPVKVVALHPQFSRSNYKQFVTGGNKLLLYERNWLNRWKTVVLHEGEGTITNIQWRANLIAWANNVGVKIYDISTKQRITNVLRDNVSLRPDMYPCSLCWKDNTTLIVGWGTSIKICAVKERNPTEMRDLPSRYVEIVSAFETEFFISGLAPLVDQLVVLSFVKENTEQMDEEVRARPRLDIIQPVPENYEEISSDALTVRNFEDNECRDYRLAHAEGEPLFYIISPKDIVVAKERDQDDHIDWLLVKEKYEEALMAAEISFKNIKRHDVQKIGMAFLTHLLKKGEYEVAARKCQKVLGKNMELWENEVYRFKEIGQLKAISQYLPRGDLRLRPAIYEMILHEFLKTDYEGFATLIREWPGELYNNMAIVQAVNDHLKRDPSNSTLLTTLAELYTYDQRYDKALEIYLRLRHKDVYQLIHKHNLFSSIEDKIVLLMDFDKEKAVDMLLDNEDKISIDRVVEELAGRPELLHVYLHKLFKRDHHKGQKYHERQIGLYAEYDRPNLLPFLRDSTHCPLEKALEICQQRNFVEETVFLLSRMGNCRRALQMIMEELGDVDKAIEFAKEQDDGELWDDLISYSIDKPPFITGLLNNIGTHVDPILLINRIKEGMEIPNLRDSLVKILHDYNLQILLREGCKKILVADSLSLLQKMHRTQMRGVRVNEDSICESCHAAILPSEMSKSFSVVVFHCRHMFHKECLPSQGTIPGLQFCNICSAKRRGPGSGILEMKK